From Brevibacillus marinus, a single genomic window includes:
- the tsaE gene encoding tRNA (adenosine(37)-N6)-threonylcarbamoyltransferase complex ATPase subunit type 1 TsaE, with the protein MQKRYSWTFHDVAETQRFAEQLAALLAPGDFLALEGDLGAGKTTFTQGLARGLDIAEQVNSPTFTIVKEYQGRLPLYHIDVYRIADDPESLDLDEYFFGDGVCVVEWASLIEPLLPERRLTVTLRHADGQTRQCDLTARGERYETLCEEMERRAHPGN; encoded by the coding sequence ATGCAGAAGAGATACAGCTGGACGTTTCACGATGTCGCCGAGACGCAGCGCTTTGCCGAGCAGTTGGCGGCGCTGCTCGCACCGGGTGATTTTCTCGCGCTCGAGGGCGATTTGGGAGCGGGGAAAACCACCTTTACGCAGGGGCTGGCCCGCGGTCTGGACATCGCTGAGCAGGTGAACAGCCCCACCTTTACGATAGTCAAGGAGTACCAAGGCCGGCTGCCGCTTTACCACATCGATGTGTACCGCATCGCCGACGATCCGGAATCACTCGATTTGGACGAGTACTTTTTCGGAGATGGCGTGTGCGTCGTGGAATGGGCCTCGCTGATTGAACCGCTGCTGCCGGAGCGGCGGCTGACGGTGACGCTGCGCCACGCCGACGGACAGACGCGGCAGTGCGATTTGACGGCGCGGGGCGAACGCTACGAAACACTGTGTGAGGAGATGGAACGTCGTGCCCATCCTGGCAATTGA
- the tsaB gene encoding tRNA (adenosine(37)-N6)-threonylcarbamoyltransferase complex dimerization subunit type 1 TsaB has product MPILAIDTSNLVLSVAVVDEQRILGEWTTNKQKDHSVRLMDGIAQLLEQLELEPEQLAGIAVAHGPGSYTGVRIGVAAAKSMAWSLGIPLVGISSLEVVAANALGFTGAIVPLFDARRGRVYTACYRSQQLDALEPLLPERIVPLADWLTLLLETLDEEPILFLGDDVVLHQATIRSRLRERARFAPPAFNHARAAHLGWIGLRRLHAAGDPHLLNPEYLQMAEAEAKWLAKQGK; this is encoded by the coding sequence GTGCCCATCCTGGCAATTGATACGTCCAATCTGGTGCTGAGTGTGGCTGTCGTGGATGAACAGCGGATCCTTGGCGAGTGGACGACCAACAAGCAAAAAGACCACTCCGTTCGGCTGATGGACGGGATTGCGCAACTGCTGGAGCAGCTGGAGCTGGAACCGGAGCAGTTGGCGGGGATCGCGGTTGCGCACGGGCCGGGTTCCTATACCGGAGTGCGAATCGGCGTGGCGGCGGCGAAAAGCATGGCCTGGTCGCTCGGCATCCCGCTCGTCGGCATCTCCAGTCTGGAGGTTGTCGCCGCCAATGCGCTCGGGTTCACCGGCGCGATTGTGCCGCTGTTCGACGCGCGACGGGGGCGGGTATACACCGCCTGCTACCGCTCGCAACAGCTGGACGCACTGGAGCCGCTGCTGCCGGAGCGGATCGTCCCGCTTGCCGATTGGCTGACGCTGCTGCTCGAAACACTGGATGAGGAGCCGATTCTCTTTCTCGGGGATGACGTGGTCCTCCATCAAGCGACGATCCGCTCCCGCCTGCGAGAACGCGCCAGGTTCGCTCCCCCTGCCTTCAATCACGCCCGTGCTGCCCATCTCGGCTGGATTGGCTTGCGGCGCCTGCACGCCGCGGGCGATCCGCATCTGCTCAATCCGGAGTACTTGCAAATGGCAGAAGCGGAAGCGAAATGGCTGGCAAAACAAGGAAAATAG
- the cmpA gene encoding cortex morphogenetic protein CmpA, with translation MPQWMRKQLQRAFLGKDVRQIRLLNSCWFLYLEKQMSRPQE, from the coding sequence ATGCCACAATGGATGCGCAAGCAACTGCAGCGGGCTTTTTTGGGAAAAGACGTCAGACAAATCCGCTTGTTAAACAGCTGTTGGTTTTTATACCTGGAAAAACAAATGAGCCGTCCTCAAGAGTAG
- the thiL gene encoding thiamine-phosphate kinase encodes MAKDEFALIRRWTSRAANQEGTGLSVGIGDDAAVYAVAEGMEVVACCDAMIETVHFLRETMAPADIGYKAMISTISDIAAMGGIPRYALVTIGVAPGWSEAECAALYDGIYEALDQYGMHLIGGDTVTTPDALHLSVTVLGEVERGRALRRAGAKAGDAVFVTGPLGESAAGLHALLAASRRGTDVDGQWAALVSAHQRPRASVTPGRMLLAFGSVGALNDISDGLASELWEIAEASGVQLAIEQQRLPVSDALRRYAAAVGADPYRWVLYGGEDYQLVGTVRREAAAALERLFAENGLFLVLIGQVREGEPGVTLIEPGGCSRPLAKAGFNHFSRAAE; translated from the coding sequence GTGGCGAAGGATGAATTCGCGCTCATCCGCCGCTGGACGAGCCGTGCAGCCAACCAGGAAGGGACGGGCTTGTCTGTGGGGATCGGGGACGATGCCGCCGTCTACGCTGTAGCGGAAGGGATGGAAGTCGTCGCCTGCTGTGATGCGATGATTGAGACGGTTCACTTTCTGCGGGAGACGATGGCCCCCGCGGATATCGGGTATAAAGCGATGATCAGCACGATCAGCGATATTGCCGCCATGGGCGGCATTCCCCGCTACGCGCTGGTGACGATCGGGGTAGCGCCCGGCTGGTCGGAAGCGGAATGTGCGGCGCTGTACGACGGGATCTACGAAGCGCTGGACCAGTACGGGATGCATTTGATTGGCGGCGACACGGTCACGACGCCCGACGCGCTCCACTTGTCGGTTACGGTGCTGGGAGAGGTGGAGCGGGGCAGGGCGCTGCGCCGTGCGGGGGCAAAAGCGGGAGATGCCGTTTTCGTCACCGGGCCGCTTGGCGAATCGGCGGCCGGGCTGCACGCCCTGCTGGCTGCATCCCGCAGGGGAACAGATGTGGACGGGCAGTGGGCAGCGCTGGTCAGCGCGCACCAACGCCCCCGGGCGAGCGTCACGCCCGGGCGGATGCTGCTCGCGTTTGGTTCGGTGGGTGCGCTCAACGACATCAGTGACGGCCTTGCGTCGGAATTGTGGGAGATAGCGGAAGCAAGCGGCGTACAGCTGGCGATCGAACAGCAGCGGCTGCCCGTATCCGACGCGCTGCGGCGCTACGCGGCCGCCGTTGGAGCTGATCCCTACCGCTGGGTGCTCTACGGCGGCGAAGATTACCAACTGGTCGGCACGGTGCGGCGGGAGGCGGCCGCTGCGCTGGAGCGGCTGTTCGCGGAAAACGGGCTGTTCCTCGTCTTGATCGGCCAGGTGCGGGAAGGAGAGCCGGGCGTTACCCTGATTGAACCGGGGGGATGCAGCAGGCCGCTCGCGAAGGCGGGCTTCAATCACTTTTCCCGTGCCGCTGAATGA
- a CDS encoding hydrolase/acyltransferase: MRYLLLSDAGRLCFVSLPEAYMYQLVALIKRLYKEIDKLTSEQKPALPKLIAECSSLDLYDQDCPVLPGLTYVNELEQRFAKLHETQYPLVSLLTEIRALQAQLEFLQEEETQG; the protein is encoded by the coding sequence ATGCGATACCTGTTGTTGTCAGATGCCGGCCGCCTCTGCTTTGTCAGTCTGCCGGAGGCCTACATGTACCAACTGGTAGCCTTGATCAAACGATTATACAAGGAGATCGACAAGCTGACCAGTGAACAGAAACCCGCTTTGCCCAAACTGATCGCCGAATGCTCCAGTCTGGACCTGTACGATCAGGATTGTCCCGTACTGCCAGGCCTGACATACGTCAACGAGTTGGAACAGCGCTTTGCCAAACTTCACGAAACGCAGTACCCGCTGGTTTCCCTGTTGACGGAAATTCGTGCGCTTCAGGCACAGCTCGAATTCCTGCAGGAAGAAGAGACGCAGGGCTAA
- a CDS encoding SprT family protein produces the protein MTDQQLQVLVEQISLAYFGRPFRHRARFNPRLRTTGGRYLLTSHDIELNPLHLREHGEAELIGIIKHELCHYHLHLAGRGYRHKDGDFRRLLSQVGGSRYCKQVGNKARASAFKYELRCLACGMSYKRKRKMNPARYVCGRCRGRLQLLALDDRGGTAAPGGNGGPASV, from the coding sequence ATGACCGATCAGCAGCTGCAGGTGCTGGTGGAGCAAATATCGCTCGCCTACTTTGGCCGGCCCTTCCGCCATCGGGCCCGCTTTAATCCGCGCCTGCGGACGACAGGCGGGCGTTATCTGCTGACGTCCCATGATATCGAGCTGAACCCGCTTCACCTGAGGGAGCACGGCGAAGCGGAACTGATCGGGATCATCAAGCACGAGCTGTGTCATTACCACCTGCATCTGGCCGGGCGGGGCTATCGGCACAAAGACGGCGACTTCCGCAGGCTGCTCAGCCAAGTGGGCGGCTCGCGCTACTGCAAGCAGGTGGGAAACAAGGCGCGGGCCTCCGCGTTTAAATACGAGCTGCGCTGTCTCGCCTGCGGGATGTCGTACAAGCGCAAACGGAAGATGAATCCGGCCCGCTACGTATGCGGGCGGTGCCGGGGACGTCTGCAGCTGCTCGCGCTTGATGACAGGGGTGGCACGGCGGCCCCAGGTGGAAACGGGGGACCGGCATCTGTATAA
- the tsaD gene encoding tRNA (adenosine(37)-N6)-threonylcarbamoyltransferase complex transferase subunit TsaD, with translation MNKQTDSRYLQRIQRTYRQQSAAGGPTLLLGIETSCDETAAAVVQDGTTILSNVIASQADVHKRFGGVVPEVASRRHVEQITLTVEEALRQADKKLEDIAAIAVTQGPGLVGALLVGIAAAKAISFARGIPLIGVHHIAGHIYANRFVTEFQFPLVALVVSGGHTELILMRQHGTFEILGQTRDDAAGEAYDKVARALSLPYPGGPEIDRLAHAGTPSIPLPRAWLEAGSFDFSFSGLKSAVLNTLNQAKQRGETIAAADLAASFQASVVEVLVEKTVRAASEYKARQVLLAGGVAANRALRQQLADRCAQLNLPLVIPPLSLCTDNAAMIAAAGYISYQRRRFASLDLNGVPGLPLSDL, from the coding sequence GTGAACAAGCAAACTGACTCGCGCTATCTCCAGCGCATCCAGCGAACCTATCGACAACAGTCGGCGGCGGGCGGTCCCACGCTGCTGTTGGGGATTGAGACCAGCTGCGACGAGACGGCGGCGGCCGTGGTGCAGGACGGGACGACGATTCTCTCCAACGTGATCGCTTCACAGGCGGATGTCCACAAGCGCTTTGGCGGAGTCGTGCCGGAAGTGGCGTCCCGCCGCCACGTGGAACAGATCACGCTTACCGTGGAAGAGGCGCTGCGCCAGGCTGACAAAAAGCTGGAGGACATCGCGGCGATCGCGGTGACCCAGGGGCCGGGCCTGGTCGGCGCCCTCCTCGTGGGGATCGCCGCCGCCAAGGCGATCTCGTTTGCCCGCGGCATTCCGTTGATCGGTGTCCATCATATCGCCGGTCATATCTACGCCAACCGGTTTGTGACGGAGTTTCAGTTTCCCCTGGTGGCCCTGGTGGTATCCGGCGGCCACACCGAACTGATTCTGATGCGTCAGCACGGAACGTTTGAGATTCTCGGGCAGACGCGCGACGATGCTGCCGGAGAAGCGTACGACAAGGTGGCGCGCGCCCTGTCCCTGCCGTATCCCGGCGGCCCGGAGATCGACCGGCTGGCTCACGCGGGCACGCCCTCGATCCCGCTGCCGCGCGCCTGGCTGGAAGCGGGATCGTTCGACTTCAGCTTCAGCGGTTTGAAATCGGCTGTCCTGAACACCCTCAACCAAGCCAAACAGCGGGGCGAGACCATCGCCGCTGCCGATTTGGCTGCCAGCTTTCAAGCGTCGGTGGTGGAAGTGCTGGTGGAAAAAACGGTACGGGCGGCCAGCGAGTACAAGGCGAGGCAGGTGCTCCTGGCGGGGGGCGTTGCCGCCAACCGAGCCTTGCGTCAACAGTTGGCCGATCGCTGCGCCCAATTAAACCTGCCGCTGGTCATTCCGCCGCTCTCGCTCTGTACGGACAATGCCGCGATGATCGCTGCGGCCGGCTACATTTCCTACCAGCGGCGCCGGTTTGCCTCCCTTGACTTAAACGGTGTGCCCGGTTTGCCGCTGTCAGATTTATAG
- the rimI gene encoding ribosomal protein S18-alanine N-acetyltransferase, with protein sequence MRGHEQANQPVPIRFRPMTLDDVGRVSELEKLAFPTPWPADAFYNELTINKHARYIVAEVEGEVVAYSGMWLLFDEAHITNVAVHPQYRGQGIGERLMRQMMSLALLEGGKKMTLEVRPSNLTARRLYQKLGFTEQGIRKKYYTDNDEDAIIMWVNLREQAN encoded by the coding sequence ATGCGTGGTCACGAACAAGCGAACCAGCCGGTGCCGATCCGGTTTCGCCCGATGACGCTGGACGACGTGGGGCGGGTTAGCGAATTGGAGAAATTGGCGTTTCCCACCCCCTGGCCGGCTGATGCCTTTTACAACGAGCTGACGATCAACAAGCATGCCCGCTATATCGTCGCGGAAGTAGAGGGGGAGGTCGTCGCCTATAGCGGCATGTGGCTGTTGTTTGACGAAGCGCACATTACCAATGTGGCCGTCCATCCCCAATACCGGGGACAGGGGATCGGCGAGCGGCTGATGCGGCAGATGATGAGCCTGGCGCTGCTGGAGGGCGGGAAAAAGATGACGCTGGAAGTGCGGCCTTCCAACCTGACTGCCCGCCGGCTCTATCAGAAGCTGGGTTTCACCGAGCAAGGTATCCGCAAGAAGTACTACACGGACAATGATGAAGACGCGATTATCATGTGGGTGAATTTACGTGAACAAGCAAACTGA